The following proteins come from a genomic window of Dehalococcoidales bacterium:
- a CDS encoding nucleotide exchange factor GrpE yields the protein MMPREPEENPTNSPGAETNGEEDIEALKRGIAAEKEKAENYLANWQRTQADFINYKRRSEQEKEEISKFANVTLMLAFLPVIDDFERAFTAIPEKQDVLNWIEGILLIERKLQATLEAQGLSPIKAVGEPFDPHQHEAVRQDKGEEGIVIAEVQKGYRFRDRVIRPSQVVVGTGERPEN from the coding sequence GTGCGGAAACCAATGGGGAAGAGGACATTGAAGCATTAAAGCGGGGAATCGCCGCGGAAAAGGAGAAAGCGGAAAATTATCTGGCCAACTGGCAGAGGACCCAGGCGGATTTTATCAACTACAAGCGGCGCAGTGAACAAGAGAAGGAAGAAATCAGCAAGTTTGCCAACGTGACCCTGATGCTTGCCTTCCTGCCGGTAATCGATGACTTTGAGCGAGCCTTTACCGCGATCCCAGAGAAGCAGGATGTGCTGAACTGGATTGAGGGCATCCTGCTTATTGAGCGCAAGCTGCAAGCTACCCTGGAAGCGCAGGGACTGTCCCCGATCAAGGCGGTAGGGGAACCCTTTGACCCTCATCAGCACGAAGCAGTAAGGCAGGATAAAGGTGAAGAGGGCATTGTCATTGCGGAAGTACAAAAGGGTTACCGGTTCCGCGATAGGGTTATCCGCCCGAGCCAGGTAGTGGTAGGCACCGGGGAAAGACCGGAAAACTGA